The segment TTACCTCAGATAGCTGACGAGAAAGGAATTATCTTTATTTGTCCGGATGGCGAGAACAGCTGGTATTGGGACAGTCCGCTGCATGCGAATGTACGTTATGAAACCTTTATATCCTCAGAACTGATTAATTACGTAGATCAACATTATAAAACGGTAGCTCGTCGGGAAGGAAGAGCCATTACGGGATTAAGTATGGGCGGACACGGCGCGATGTGGAATGCCATTCGTCACTCCGATGTATTTGGTGCTGCCGGAACGACCAGCGGTGGTGTAGACATCCGTCCTTTCCCGAAGAACTGGAATATGAGTGATCAGTTGGGAGAAGAAGCCAGCAATCAGTCTGTTTGGGATGCTCATACGGTCATTAACCTGGTGCCTTCGATGAAGAAAGGTCAGCTGGCCCTGATTATCGACTGTGGTTATGACGACTTCTTCCTCGAAGTGAATAAGAATTTCCATGAAGCCTTATTGAAGCAAGGCATTGATCATGATTTCCTGCTCCGGCCAGGCGCACATAACGGCGATTACTGGAATAATTCCATCGATTACCAGATACTCTTCTTCCAGAAATATTTCCAGAAAAACGGAACAGGGAAATAATAAAAGAAAGATAATAAAGCAAATTCTGAAAATAAAGATAGCGCATCATCGGTCAGTTTGTCGGTTATGCGCTATCTTTGCAGAAAATTTGAGCTTATATTAAAATGAGAAGTTTTGCAAGTGACAACAATTCCGGTGTCCATCCGTTGATTATGGATGCTGTGATCAAGGCAAACGACAATCATGCCGTTGGCTATGGTGATGATCCTTGGACCGCTCAAGCAACGGCTAAGATTAAAGAAGTATTTGGAGAAACGGCTTCTCCGTTTTTCCTGTTTAACGGAACGGGCGCCAATTCGGTAGCTTTACAGGCTGTGACCCGTTCGTATCATAGCATTCTGTGTGCGGAAACAGCTCACATCAATGTGGATGAATGCGGTGCTCCGGGCCGGATGAGCGGTTGCGCGCTGGTAACCATTCCGACGCCTGATGGTAAATTGACTCCTGAATTGATCAAGCCGCATTTGCATAATTTCGGGGTTT is part of the Parabacteroides sp. AD58 genome and harbors:
- a CDS encoding alpha/beta hydrolase, whose product is MKRLIVVLAALLVVVCAQAAKVDTVLVKSPSMQKDIKTVVVLPDAAAQKACPVIYLLHGHGGNYATWISVKPNLPQIADEKGIIFICPDGENSWYWDSPLHANVRYETFISSELINYVDQHYKTVARREGRAITGLSMGGHGAMWNAIRHSDVFGAAGTTSGGVDIRPFPKNWNMSDQLGEEASNQSVWDAHTVINLVPSMKKGQLALIIDCGYDDFFLEVNKNFHEALLKQGIDHDFLLRPGAHNGDYWNNSIDYQILFFQKYFQKNGTGK